From Cucurbita pepo subsp. pepo cultivar mu-cu-16 unplaced genomic scaffold, ASM280686v2 Cp4.1_scaffold000529, whole genome shotgun sequence, one genomic window encodes:
- the LOC111785513 gene encoding MDIS1-interacting receptor like kinase 2-like has protein sequence MFLIYEYMERGSLFWVLSNDTEAMELDWKKRLNVLQRVSHALSYIHHDCITPIIHRDVTTCNILLDSNLEAFLSDFGISRLLDHELSYHTTVGGTCGYIAPELAYSVVISEKCDVYSFGVVALEVIMGKHPRELLTYLWSKSTPRIFIKDLLDSRLKSPLLQIGLTQSILLTLTLAFACLHPNPKARPTMQHLTREFNFRRPYQVELIFNEITIDQLVKQEIYYVHQI, from the exons ATGTTTCTGATTTATGAATACATGGAGAGGGGAAGCCTATTTTGGGTGTTGAGTAACGACACAGAAGCAATGGAATTGGATTGGAAGAAAAGACTGAACGTCCTACAAAGAGTTTCACATGCTTTGTCATACATACACCATGATTGCATTACTCCAATCATTCATCGGGACGTTACAACCTGTAATATACTTTTGGACTCAAATCTAGAAGCTTTTCTATCCGATTTTGGTATCTCAAGATTACTTGATCATGAGTTATCTTATCATACCACTGTTGGCGGCACTTGTGGATATATAGCTCCAG AATTAGCATACTCTGTGGTCATATCAGAAAAATGTGACGTCTACAGCTTTGGAGTGGTGGCATTGGAAGTAATAATGGGAAAGCATCCCCGAGAATTATTGACTTACTTGTGGTCTAAATCTACTCCACGTATATTCATCAAGGATTTGTTAGACTCACGGCTCAAATCTCCTTTACTCCAAATTGGACTGACACAAAGTATACTTCTCACATTGACGTTAGCCTTTGCATGTCTCCATCCAAATCCAAAAGCCCGACCTACAATGCAACATTTGACTCGAGAATTCAACTTTCGAAGGCCCTATCAGGTTGAACTCATATTTAACGAGATTACAATTGATCAACTTGTAAAGCAAGAGATTTATTATGTACATCagatttag